GTCGGTGTTCTGGAAGTTGCGGTAAATCATCACGATGATGCCCAGCCCGACCGAGACTTCGGCGGCGGCGACGGCCATGATGAAGAACACGAAGATTTGTCCGTTGGGGTCGGAGCGGTAGGCGGAGAAAGCCGTCAGCAGCACGTTTACGGCGTTGAGCATCAGCTCCACGCACATAAAAATGATAATGGCATTGCGCCGGGTTAGCACCCCCGTTACGCCGATGGCAAATAGCGCCGTGGCGAAGTACACGTAATACTCAAGCGGGACGGTGCGAATGACTTCCGGGATGGTCTGTTCCATGCAGTGGGGTCAGCGGACAAGGCAAAGAGGCCCAGCCAAAGCTCAGCTGGGGTTAATTAGCTGGCAAAGGTATCCTGAAAATCGGTAAATCCACAGGGAAAAGTACAGTTCTGCCCCTTTGCCACTAGAAGATAAGGCCCATCGGGAGCCGAATTAGAAACATTTAATTCGTCCGTCCTGTCGGCCGCCGCAGGACAGCTGGCGTGCTGACGTTAGATTGCTACTCCTGTCAGCAGCACGCGAGATGTCTACCGGCAGTCGACAGGCCGTTGTTTTTATTTGCAACCCCGTTATATACTCCGCAAAATATTCTCGGCCGGATAAAGTATTTTGCTGCCTTTCGCGTCTGCTTAGTCAGAATGGACGCACTAGCACTAAACGCCTTGCCCATAGGCACGATGAGAGGACAGGACCGGCAGATTCAGGAGGCCGTGCAGGAACAGCGCGGTCGGCTGCTGGCCTTCATCCGCCGCCGCGTGCCCGACCCCGACGATGCCGAGGATATTCTGCAGGATGTCTTCGGCGAGCTGGTCGAAAGCTACCGGATGCTCAAACCTGTCGAAAAAGTGGCCTCCTGGCTGTTTCGCGTGGCCCGCAACCGTATCACCGACCTCTACCGTAAAAAGAAAACGGCGTCGCTGGAAGAGGAAATGCTTCGCTACGCCGACGACAACGAGGAAGGCTCCCTGCTGCTGGCCGACGTGCTGCCCGCCGACGACGATGCCCCCGAAAACCGTTTGCTCCGCGAAACCCTGATGGAGGCCTTGGCCGAAGCCCTGGAGGAGTTGCCCAAAAACCAGCGTGACGTCTTTGTGTGGCACGAGTTGGAAGGCCGCAGCTTCAAGGAGTTAGTCGAGGAAACTGGCGTCCCGCTCAAAACCCTGATTTCGCGCAAGCACTATGCCGTGCAGCACCTGCGGCAGCGCCTGCAGGCGCTTTACACCAACTTGTTCACTGATTAGTGTGCTAGAATGCCAATGTGCTCATGTGCTGTTGATGATTGACTACAGCGCGTTTTGCTAACTCAAAGAGTAGCACATAAGCATATTACCGCATCAGCACATTAACCCCACATCAGCACATTCCCACATCATGAATCCTAAACCCTGGCCGCTTCGCGTCCTCAAATTCGTTCTCCTGGGCATTTTGTTCGTGGCCGCTATGGGCTACGTGACGATGAGCCTCTGGAACTGGCTGGTACCCGACCTTTTCCACGGCCCGGTCATTAACTTCTGGCAAACGCTGGGCCTGTTGCTGCTCACCCGCCTGCTTACCGGTTTTAAGGGTGGCTCGGGCCGGCCCGGGTTCAGCCGCAAGTGGCAGCAGCACAAAAACGACTGGAAACAGAAGATGGAAAGCCGCATGGCCGGCATGACGCCGGAAGAGCAGGAGAAATTCCGGCAGAAAATGCGCGCCAGCTGCGGCCCGCCCGCCTGGATGCGCCGACAACCAACCGAAACGGCGTTTAATGCCCAAGCCGAGTAAAGAAAAGCCGCGGCTCCTGAAGAATCAGGGGCCGCTTTTTTGTGCTGCTCAAGCGTAGGAGTAGGCCAATGAATTGACCCGGTGAAACTTATAAAAAGATGTTGGCTACGGCGCAGCTGCCATTTTCGGGCCGTCCGTATACAACGGCAGCATCTTTTGTAGCCCAATGGCCAGTCCTGATTCTTCCCCCAACTCTCAGCAAGCTACCCGTGGCGGAATGGCCCAGGTAGTGGAGCGCAATATTGAAGCCCTGCTGCAACGGCAGCAAGCCGAGGATAAGCAACGAACCTGGCAAGACCGTACCGCCGACGCCGTAACCAAGTTTACAGGCAGCATGGCTTTTGTCCTTATTCACCTGGTGTTCTTTGCCGGCTGGATTCTCTGGAACGTGGGCTGGCTTGGCCTTAAGCCCTTCGACCCCTCGTTGGTGATTCTGGCCATGGAGGCTTCCGTAGAGGCCATTTTCCTGTCCACTTTCGTGCTCATCAGCCAGAACCGTATGGCCGCCCTGGCCGACAAGCGCGCCGACCTGAACCTGCAGGTGAGCCTGCTTAGTGAGCACGAAATAACCCGTTTGGTAGTCCTGGTACGGGAAATAGCCCAGAAGATGGACATTCAGGAAGCCCAAGACCCGGAAATTCCCGAGCTGGCCCAGGATGTGCATCCCGAGCGGGTCCTCGACACAATAGAACAGTACCAGCAGAAAATAGAGCAGGAAAAGAAGGCTGACTAGTTTCGGCGGGCGTGGTCGTTCCACCAGGGCATACCCCAGTGGGCCTCGGCAGCTAGCAGCTAACCACTGCCGGGCGGCTTTCCATCCTTACAGGGGCACGTATACTTCCGGAGTATCGTCTTGTTTCTCGAAGACAATACGGGCTTTTTGGAAGCTCTTTCGGGGTAGCTTGTACATCCTGACCTTATAGTCATACTGCCCGTATCCCAGTCCTCCCGTCATATCCACGGCGGGCATAGTAACTGAGGAGAGCGTGAGTCGCACGACGGTATCCTCTTCAACTTCGGCCTCTACGTTATCCAGAAAGGTCGTGCCAGTAAACGCGACGGGCGGATGGATCAG
Above is a genomic segment from Hymenobacter cellulosivorans containing:
- the nuoK gene encoding NADH-quinone oxidoreductase subunit NuoK; the encoded protein is MEQTIPEVIRTVPLEYYVYFATALFAIGVTGVLTRRNAIIIFMCVELMLNAVNVLLTAFSAYRSDPNGQIFVFFIMAVAAAEVSVGLGIIVMIYRNFQNTDVNLLNRLKW
- a CDS encoding DUF1682 domain-containing protein; the encoded protein is MNPKPWPLRVLKFVLLGILFVAAMGYVTMSLWNWLVPDLFHGPVINFWQTLGLLLLTRLLTGFKGGSGRPGFSRKWQQHKNDWKQKMESRMAGMTPEEQEKFRQKMRASCGPPAWMRRQPTETAFNAQAE
- a CDS encoding DUF1003 domain-containing protein codes for the protein MAQVVERNIEALLQRQQAEDKQRTWQDRTADAVTKFTGSMAFVLIHLVFFAGWILWNVGWLGLKPFDPSLVILAMEASVEAIFLSTFVLISQNRMAALADKRADLNLQVSLLSEHEITRLVVLVREIAQKMDIQEAQDPEIPELAQDVHPERVLDTIEQYQQKIEQEKKAD
- a CDS encoding RNA polymerase sigma factor; the protein is MDALALNALPIGTMRGQDRQIQEAVQEQRGRLLAFIRRRVPDPDDAEDILQDVFGELVESYRMLKPVEKVASWLFRVARNRITDLYRKKKTASLEEEMLRYADDNEEGSLLLADVLPADDDAPENRLLRETLMEALAEALEELPKNQRDVFVWHELEGRSFKELVEETGVPLKTLISRKHYAVQHLRQRLQALYTNLFTD